From a single Raphanus sativus cultivar WK10039 chromosome 3, ASM80110v3, whole genome shotgun sequence genomic region:
- the LOC130509193 gene encoding protein NETWORKED 4B-like, translating to MASSAVLSKKQFKRSVTKKSHSWWWDSHNCPKNSKWLAENLEKMDDRVKHMLKLIEEDADSFAKKAQMYYQKRPELIHLVEEFYRMYRALAERYDQASGELQKNHPSGIHSQGSLDQSSPTSSRRLKEEEDSSSLTDSGSDSDSAHDHSSASDEDGDEALIRRMADLELDLQETKQKLLLQQENVNNTDLLHKITVYEGELREANEKIQMQEEEITNLKVELQSCMSSRAETQERLDLDKDEKVHALEEELSISKEELQRVQHELKLAQKDADTLGNKLNAEKKEVSKLVERLAMVKTSLQDRDNEVRSLKTAVSDAEEKIFPEKAQIKGEMSKLVEERSQLGEQLRELESHIRLIREEKAGIEEKLKGESEKMSVMRDEIGKREEKIKEMEKHMKELHMEHVRLRRRSSELAEEVERTRVAASDVAEQKREAIRQLCMSLEYYKEGYERLWNAVSGHKRGVLLAS from the exons ATGGCCTCGTCTGCG gtactTAGCAAGAAGCAGTTTAAGAGGTCTGTGACCAAGAAATCACACTCATGGTGGTGGGACAGTCACAATTGTCCCAAGAACTCAAAGTGGCTTGCAGAGAATCTTGAGA AGATGGATGACCGTGTGAAGCACATGTTAAAGTTGATTGAAGAAGACGCAGACTCTTTTGCCAAGAAAGCTCAGATGTATTACCAGAAGCGTCCCGAGTTAATCCACCTTGTGGAGGAGTTTTACCGCATGTACCGCGCTTTGGCTGAGCGTTATGATCAAGCTAGTGGTGAACTTCAGAAAAACCATCCCTCTGGGATACACTCACAGGGCTCTCTTGACCAATCATCTCCTACCTCGAGTCGCCGTCTTAAGGAAGAGGAAGATTCATCATCTTTGACTGATTCTGGTTCTGATTCTGACTCGGCTCATGATCATTCCTCTGCTAGTGATGAAGATGGTGACGAGGCACTGATCCGTAGGATGGCTGATCTAGAGCTTGATCttcaagaaacaaaacagaagctcCTTCTCCAGCAAGAAAATGTCAACAACACTGATCTCCTTCACAAGATTACTGTATATGAAGGAGAGCTTAGAGAAGCTAATGAAAAGATTCAGATGCAAGAAGAAGAGATTACTAATCTGAAGGTTGAGCTTCAGAGCTGCATGTCCTCTAGAGCAGAAACTCAAGAGAGACTTGATTTGGATAAAGATGAAAAGGTGCATGCCTTGGAGGAAGAGCTGAGTATCTCGAAAGAGGAGCTTCAGAGAGTACAGCATGAGCTCAAGTTGGCTCAAAAGGACGCTGATACTCTCGGAAACAAGCTCAACGCAGAGAAGAAAGAAGTCTCGAAGTTGGTCGAGAGACTTGCAATGGTGAAAACTAGTTTACAGGACAGAGATAACGAGGTAAGGTCGCTGAAGACAGCAGTCTCTGACGCTGAAGAGAAGATATTCCCAGAGAAAGCACAGATCAAGGGAGAGATGTCAAAGCTCGTTGAAGAACGAAGCCAGCTTGGAGAGCAATTGAGAGAGCTGGAATCACATATAAGGCTGATCAGGGAAGAGAAAGCTGGGATAGAGGAGAAGCTTAAAGGAGAATCCGAGAAGATGAGTGTGATGAGAGATGAGATtgggaagagagaagagaagataaagGAAATGGAAAAGCATATGAAGGAGCTTCACATGGAGCACGTGAGGCTAAGAAGACGGTCGAGTGAGCTTGCAGAAGAAGTTGAGAGGACGAGAGTGGCTGCATCTGACGTGGCTGAGCAGAAAAGAGAAGCCATAAGACAATTATGTATGTCTCTTGAGTACTATAAAGAAGGGTATGAGAGGCTTTGGAATGCTGTTTCAGGACATAAGAGAGGAGTGCTCTTAGCATCGTGA